A single region of the Biomaibacter acetigenes genome encodes:
- the lonB gene encoding ATP-dependent protease LonB — MNVTLNLLSLIQIFFAVVIGLYFLNLLKSQQGSKVAVDRESRKEMEKLQRMREISLTQPLAEKTRPASFEEIVGQSDGLKALRAALCGPNPQHVIIYGPPGIGKTAAARLVLEEAKKTPGSPFKPDAKFVEVDATIARFDERGIADPLIGSVHDPIYQGAGPLGIAGIPQPKPGAVTKAHGGVLFIDEIGELHPIQMNKLLKVLEDRKVFLESAYYSSEDTNIPRHIHEIFQNGLPADFRLIGATTRTPEEIPPAIRSRCLEIYFQPLSPEDIGIIAQNAVKKINFEIDDLSLNIIKKYATNGREAVNIIQMAAGLAMTENRRKLEARDVEWVINSGQYPPRPEKKIGSTPQIGLANGLAVYGPNMGTLLEIETTAIPTQKGHGTLSVTGVVEEEEMGGNVHKLRRKGTARGSVDNVMTVLRKYLGVDPKDYDIHLNLPGGIPIDGPSAGVTIATSIYSAITNIPVNNEVAMTGELSVRGYIKPIGGVVPKIEAARRAGVKTVIIPKENWQEMFKTIDLKIIAVDRIEEVIEHALVSAKYNSNFGVKSHFPAGDSPAPPLSLPLSSEARCRRSE, encoded by the coding sequence GTGAATGTAACTTTGAATCTCTTAAGCCTGATACAAATTTTTTTTGCTGTAGTTATCGGGCTTTATTTTTTAAATCTGCTCAAAAGCCAGCAGGGAAGCAAGGTGGCGGTAGACAGGGAATCCAGGAAGGAAATGGAAAAGCTCCAGAGGATGCGAGAGATATCTCTCACTCAGCCTCTGGCGGAAAAAACACGCCCGGCTTCCTTCGAAGAAATTGTGGGCCAATCTGACGGCCTAAAGGCTCTCAGAGCTGCTCTGTGTGGTCCAAACCCCCAGCATGTCATAATCTATGGTCCGCCGGGTATAGGAAAAACAGCGGCAGCCAGGCTGGTGTTGGAAGAAGCCAAAAAGACCCCGGGGTCCCCTTTCAAGCCCGATGCAAAATTTGTGGAAGTGGATGCCACCATCGCCAGGTTTGACGAAAGGGGCATAGCGGACCCTCTAATAGGTTCGGTCCATGATCCTATATACCAGGGAGCAGGGCCGCTGGGCATAGCGGGCATACCCCAGCCCAAGCCCGGCGCCGTTACAAAGGCTCATGGAGGGGTGCTTTTCATAGATGAAATAGGTGAGCTTCATCCCATACAGATGAACAAACTCCTGAAGGTGCTGGAAGATCGCAAGGTCTTTCTCGAAAGCGCTTATTACAGCAGCGAGGATACCAACATCCCCAGGCATATACATGAGATCTTTCAAAATGGCCTGCCTGCAGATTTCCGATTGATAGGTGCCACCACCAGGACTCCTGAGGAAATTCCCCCGGCCATTCGCTCCAGGTGTCTGGAAATATATTTCCAGCCCCTTTCCCCTGAAGATATAGGCATAATAGCACAAAATGCCGTCAAAAAAATAAACTTTGAAATAGATGATCTCTCTCTGAATATCATAAAAAAATACGCTACCAATGGCCGCGAGGCGGTAAACATCATCCAGATGGCGGCGGGCCTGGCCATGACCGAAAACAGAAGAAAGCTGGAAGCCAGGGATGTGGAATGGGTCATAAACAGCGGACAGTATCCGCCGAGGCCGGAGAAAAAGATTGGTTCCACGCCCCAGATAGGTCTTGCCAACGGCCTGGCGGTTTATGGTCCCAACATGGGCACTCTGCTTGAAATCGAAACAACAGCCATCCCTACCCAAAAAGGCCACGGGACTCTTTCGGTCACCGGAGTTGTAGAAGAAGAGGAGATGGGCGGCAATGTTCATAAACTAAGGAGAAAAGGCACTGCCAGGGGTTCGGTGGACAATGTGATGACGGTATTAAGGAAATACCTGGGTGTCGACCCAAAGGATTACGATATCCACCTCAATTTACCCGGCGGCATTCCAATTGACGGTCCCTCGGCGGGTGTCACCATAGCCACATCAATTTACTCAGCCATCACAAACATTCCGGTGAACAATGAAGTAGCCATGACCGGAGAACTTTCGGTAAGGGGCTATATCAAGCCCATAGGAGGCGTGGTTCCGAAGATTGAAGCTGCCCGCAGGGCGGGTGTAAAAACCGTTATTATCCCTAAGGAAAACTGGCAGGAAATGTTTAAAACCATAGACTTGAAGATAATAGCGGTGGATAGGATCGAGGAAGTAATAGAGCATGCCCTCGTTTCTGCAAAATATAATTCTAATTTTGGTGTAAAGAGTCACTTCCCTGCCGGAGATAGCCCGGCACCTCCGCTCAGCCTGCCGCTCTCCTCAGAAGCCAGATGCCGGAGGTCGGAATAG
- the lon gene encoding endopeptidase La: MIKNESVRTIPLLPLRGLLVFPNMVLHFDVGRDKSIGALEEAMVMDQKILLVAQKDAKTDFPDKDEIYTVGTVAKIKQLLKMPQDTIRVLIEGLNRAVIKEYIQTEPFFKVRVEEIFEGNEKATPEEEALMRSVMSLFERYMDITRKLPPDVIVSLAGITNPGRFADTVASQLAIKTEDKQKILETLSFKKRLELLFQMISQEIEILEIERRINNRVKKQMEKSQKEYYLREQMKAIQKELGQQDERTIEADEYREKIKVLGLSEKLAEKMLKEVNRMEKMPPGSAEVSVIRTYLDWLVSLPWNILTEDSMDIKAAENILNQEHYGLEKVKERILEFLAVRKLSGRIKGPILCLVGPPGVGKTSLARSIARAMNRKFVRVSLGGVRDEAEIRGHRRTYVGALPGRIIQGMKQAGSRNPVFLLDEIDKMSADFRGDPSAALLEVLDPEQNNSFSDHYIELPFDLSRVLFITTANTLYNIPRPLLDRMEVVTIPGYTEDEKLEIAKRHLIPKQLKEHGLTQEKITFTHDGLLKIIRNYTREAGVRNLEREIANICRKVAKAIVEGEKTSVDVASAMVEKFLGGPRFHYGVLEKQDLVGVATGLAWTEVGGDILSIEVTVMKGKGKLILTGKLGDVMQESAHAGYSYVRSRVEELNIEEDFHEKYDIHIHVPEGAIPKDGPSAGITMACALISALSGKPVDRTVAMTGEITLRGRVLPVGGIKEKVLAAHRAGIKTVILPEENTKDLEEVPQHVKDDLCFIFVNNMDEVVEKALKNVPQKHIPTMEKTDDHQVNIYPS; encoded by the coding sequence GTGATTAAAAACGAATCAGTTCGCACCATACCTCTGCTGCCCCTTCGGGGTCTATTGGTGTTTCCCAACATGGTGCTTCATTTTGATGTAGGACGGGACAAATCCATAGGCGCTCTGGAAGAAGCCATGGTGATGGACCAGAAGATCCTGCTGGTGGCTCAAAAAGACGCAAAAACGGATTTTCCCGATAAGGATGAAATATATACCGTCGGAACGGTAGCCAAAATCAAGCAGCTTTTGAAAATGCCGCAGGATACTATAAGAGTATTGATAGAAGGCCTTAACAGGGCAGTGATAAAAGAATATATTCAAACAGAACCTTTTTTCAAAGTCAGGGTTGAAGAAATATTTGAAGGGAATGAAAAAGCCACCCCGGAAGAAGAGGCTTTGATGAGAAGCGTCATGAGCCTTTTTGAACGCTACATGGACATCACCAGAAAGCTACCCCCGGACGTAATTGTTTCGTTGGCCGGTATAACAAACCCCGGTCGTTTTGCCGACACGGTGGCATCGCAGCTTGCCATCAAAACCGAGGACAAACAAAAGATTCTCGAAACCCTTTCTTTTAAAAAAAGGTTGGAATTGTTATTTCAAATGATATCTCAGGAGATTGAAATTCTGGAAATTGAAAGAAGGATAAACAACCGGGTTAAAAAGCAAATGGAAAAATCCCAGAAAGAATATTATCTTAGAGAGCAAATGAAGGCCATACAAAAGGAACTGGGCCAGCAGGATGAGAGGACCATAGAAGCAGATGAATACAGGGAAAAGATAAAAGTCCTGGGACTTTCCGAGAAACTTGCAGAAAAGATGCTTAAGGAAGTAAACCGCATGGAAAAAATGCCTCCTGGTTCTGCCGAAGTTTCCGTTATAAGGACATATCTTGACTGGCTTGTTTCTCTACCCTGGAACATTCTTACCGAAGATAGTATGGATATAAAAGCCGCGGAAAATATATTGAACCAGGAACACTACGGCCTTGAAAAAGTAAAGGAACGTATTCTTGAATTCCTGGCCGTGAGAAAGCTTTCCGGCAGGATTAAAGGACCCATTTTATGTCTGGTAGGTCCTCCGGGAGTTGGGAAAACATCCCTGGCCAGGTCCATTGCAAGAGCCATGAACCGGAAATTTGTGAGGGTTTCCCTGGGTGGCGTGAGGGATGAAGCGGAGATTAGAGGTCACAGAAGGACATATGTAGGAGCATTGCCCGGAAGGATTATCCAGGGCATGAAACAGGCAGGTTCAAGAAATCCTGTATTTTTGCTGGATGAGATAGATAAGATGAGCGCCGATTTTCGTGGCGATCCGTCGGCGGCTCTTTTGGAAGTGCTGGACCCGGAGCAAAATAACAGTTTTTCCGACCATTATATAGAACTGCCTTTTGATTTATCCAGGGTGCTGTTTATCACTACAGCCAACACCCTTTATAACATTCCTAGACCTCTTCTTGACCGCATGGAAGTAGTGACTATTCCGGGATATACGGAGGATGAGAAACTGGAAATTGCAAAAAGGCACCTCATTCCAAAACAATTGAAGGAGCATGGTCTTACTCAGGAAAAAATCACCTTCACCCATGATGGCTTGTTGAAAATCATTCGTAACTATACCCGGGAAGCCGGCGTGAGAAATCTTGAGCGGGAAATTGCCAATATATGCCGTAAAGTGGCAAAAGCCATAGTTGAAGGGGAAAAAACCTCCGTGGATGTGGCCTCAGCTATGGTGGAGAAGTTCCTTGGAGGGCCGAGATTTCATTACGGTGTCCTGGAAAAACAGGACCTGGTAGGGGTTGCCACAGGTCTTGCCTGGACTGAAGTGGGAGGAGACATCCTCAGCATTGAAGTAACGGTGATGAAAGGCAAGGGCAAATTGATACTCACCGGAAAACTGGGAGATGTGATGCAGGAATCCGCCCATGCAGGTTACAGCTATGTAAGGTCCAGGGTTGAAGAACTCAATATAGAAGAGGACTTCCATGAAAAATACGATATTCATATTCATGTTCCTGAAGGAGCCATACCCAAAGATGGACCGTCGGCAGGCATTACCATGGCCTGTGCGTTGATTTCGGCACTGTCGGGGAAACCGGTGGACAGGACCGTGGCCATGACCGGAGAGATAACCCTTCGCGGCCGGGTTTTGCCGGTGGGAGGCATAAAAGAAAAGGTGCTGGCAGCTCACAGGGCGGGTATCAAGACCGTAATACTTCCCGAAGAAAACACCAAGGACCTGGAAGAAGTACCCCAGCATGTCAAGGATGATCTTTGCTTTATTTTCGTGAACAACATGGATGAAGTGGTGGAAAAGGCCTTAAAAAATGTACCCCAAAAACATATTCCCACCATGGAAAAAACCGATGACCACCAGGTAAACATATACCCTTCTTAG
- a CDS encoding copper amine oxidase N-terminal domain-containing protein, translating into MRRKFYVLLAVIISGALIFSSAAQGFGGTKNIKAFFNNIKIFVDGKQQAGTPEPFIYDNTTYVPIRLVSTALGAKVYWDAKQNAVVISGKGQVNQALEQEIASLKSQLEQKDAELVQLRQQNAYMGIRIGELESSIKKLEEEKKKDPAKELEDYLNDEYSRWNRMDFDFDVDGDEDDLEVTIGIDLSDYRSRWNSTDKDDIEDWLGDIYDYVQDEYLDADFFGTIEDTYGDETLVEFEASGSKLKVDFKYSAEAFDDLEDDLNDMYGENLDDYSSRFGDMTADISVDGDEDDEEIFITITVDTSDYGDEWDDVKETDDAEEWIEDIVNYVLDRFEDYDVSGEVVNQNDDTMASFDVDSSGKVIFDWDYSY; encoded by the coding sequence ATGAGAAGGAAATTTTATGTATTACTTGCCGTCATAATCTCGGGTGCATTAATATTCAGTTCGGCGGCTCAGGGGTTCGGCGGCACGAAAAATATAAAGGCGTTTTTCAACAATATCAAGATTTTTGTGGATGGGAAGCAGCAGGCCGGCACCCCGGAACCTTTTATTTACGATAACACTACATATGTTCCCATCCGGCTGGTAAGCACGGCTCTGGGGGCAAAGGTTTACTGGGATGCCAAACAAAATGCAGTGGTGATAAGCGGCAAGGGGCAGGTAAATCAAGCTCTGGAGCAGGAGATTGCAAGCCTTAAAAGCCAGCTTGAGCAAAAGGATGCCGAACTTGTGCAGCTTCGCCAGCAAAACGCTTATATGGGGATAAGAATAGGAGAACTGGAATCCAGCATAAAGAAGCTGGAGGAAGAAAAGAAAAAAGACCCGGCAAAAGAGCTGGAAGACTATCTGAACGATGAATATTCCAGATGGAATAGGATGGATTTTGATTTTGATGTGGACGGCGACGAAGACGATCTGGAAGTGACCATAGGGATAGACCTTTCAGACTACCGCAGCAGGTGGAACTCCACCGATAAGGACGATATCGAAGACTGGCTGGGCGACATCTACGATTATGTGCAGGACGAATACCTCGATGCGGATTTTTTCGGTACCATAGAGGATACATATGGAGATGAGACGCTGGTGGAATTTGAAGCTTCCGGCAGCAAGTTGAAAGTGGATTTTAAATACAGTGCGGAGGCTTTTGATGACCTTGAAGATGATTTAAATGACATGTATGGTGAAAACCTTGACGATTATAGTAGTAGGTTTGGAGACATGACTGCTGATATAAGTGTCGACGGTGACGAAGATGATGAGGAAATATTTATTACCATAACTGTTGATACATCAGACTACGGAGACGAATGGGACGACGTTAAGGAAACCGACGATGCCGAAGAATGGATTGAGGATATAGTAAATTACGTGCTGGATAGATTCGAAGATTACGATGTGTCAGGGGAAGTGGTAAACCAAAATGACGATACTATGGCTTCCTTTGATGTAGATTCATCAGGAAAAGTAATCTTCGACTGGGATTACAGTTATTAG
- a CDS encoding BsuPI-related putative proteinase inhibitor, whose amino-acid sequence MIRYLVRSGDTLSAIAERFGTTVEAIMAANNLVNPDIIFAGQVLLIPVEGPVTPPAEPCPPCPPCPTPPPGPTPRRPAVTRTFDGVEYTLSLNKAVYEMGEPIIIRLRKKNILSVPLTLTYRTSQKVDFRVTKDNILIWQWSRNQFFAQVITSDTLQPGEEKLYRVVWDQRTDDMLVRPGTYTLTGWNLATPSIRLSLEFTITA is encoded by the coding sequence ATGATCCGCTATCTGGTGCGTTCGGGAGATACCCTTTCGGCCATCGCTGAAAGGTTCGGCACTACTGTAGAAGCCATAATGGCAGCTAATAATCTGGTAAATCCCGATATTATATTTGCAGGCCAGGTCCTGCTAATTCCGGTGGAAGGCCCTGTAACTCCTCCCGCGGAGCCGTGCCCGCCGTGTCCTCCATGTCCGACACCTCCGCCGGGTCCGACTCCGAGAAGGCCGGCAGTTACCAGGACCTTCGATGGTGTGGAATATACCTTGAGCCTGAACAAGGCGGTCTATGAAATGGGTGAACCTATTATAATAAGGCTTCGAAAAAAGAATATACTGTCGGTGCCGTTAACCCTGACCTACAGGACTTCGCAAAAAGTGGATTTCAGGGTAACGAAGGACAATATCCTGATATGGCAGTGGTCGAGGAATCAGTTTTTCGCCCAGGTGATCACCTCGGATACCCTTCAGCCCGGGGAGGAGAAGCTTTACAGGGTTGTTTGGGACCAGAGAACCGATGATATGCTGGTGAGGCCCGGCACTTATACGCTTACAGGATGGAATCTCGCCACCCCAAGCATAAGGTTGAGCTTAGAATTTACAATCACCGCATAA
- a CDS encoding aminotransferase class I/II-fold pyridoxal phosphate-dependent enzyme: MLSQENTPIFDALKNYMNENTISFHVPGHKHGKGTPEFTEFIGKNAMNIDLTIMPDLDSIMNPTGVIKDAETLAAEAFGADRAFFLVNGTSSGIQAMIMAACREGDKILIPRNAHKSAISSIILSGAEPVYIRPEINEEFGIAMGITLNEASGAIRKNPEARALFIINTTYYGIASPLPELVQLAHDNNMAVLVDEAHGAHLKFHESLPVSAMEAGADLAASSTHKLAGSLTQSSMLFLKGERFSPGYIKSILNLSQTTSPSYILLASLDVARKNMAQKGHNLVSKAINLAQWARYKINAIEGLHCMGSEVLELNHGFGLDPTKLCINVKELGITGFAASKILRGKFHIQVELSDFTIFWPW, translated from the coding sequence ATGCTTTCGCAAGAAAATACCCCCATTTTCGATGCGCTGAAAAACTATATGAATGAAAATACCATATCCTTTCATGTGCCCGGACACAAGCACGGCAAGGGGACTCCCGAATTTACCGAATTCATAGGCAAAAACGCCATGAACATAGACCTTACCATAATGCCCGATCTGGACAGCATCATGAATCCTACTGGAGTGATTAAAGATGCTGAAACTCTGGCAGCCGAGGCCTTCGGTGCAGACCGGGCTTTTTTTTTGGTTAACGGTACTTCTTCAGGAATACAGGCCATGATTATGGCGGCCTGCCGTGAAGGAGACAAAATACTAATACCCAGAAATGCCCATAAATCTGCCATTAGTTCAATTATACTGAGCGGAGCGGAGCCCGTATACATAAGGCCGGAAATCAACGAAGAATTTGGAATAGCTATGGGTATAACTTTGAATGAGGCGTCAGGCGCCATCAGAAAAAATCCCGAGGCCAGGGCTCTTTTTATTATAAACACCACTTACTACGGCATTGCCAGTCCCCTGCCCGAACTGGTGCAACTGGCCCACGATAATAATATGGCGGTATTGGTGGATGAAGCTCATGGAGCGCACCTCAAGTTTCATGAGAGTCTTCCGGTCTCAGCCATGGAAGCCGGAGCTGATCTTGCTGCCTCAAGTACCCACAAGCTGGCTGGATCCCTTACCCAGAGTTCCATGTTGTTTTTAAAGGGGGAAAGGTTTTCACCGGGGTACATTAAATCAATTCTTAACCTGTCCCAGACTACAAGCCCTTCCTATATACTTCTGGCATCTCTTGACGTGGCAAGAAAAAACATGGCACAAAAAGGCCATAATCTTGTGTCAAAGGCTATCAATCTTGCCCAGTGGGCGCGATATAAAATAAATGCCATTGAAGGGCTTCATTGTATGGGCAGTGAAGTCCTGGAATTGAATCATGGATTTGGACTGGACCCCACCAAGCTTTGCATCAATGTAAAAGAACTTGGTATAACGGGTTTTGCGGCATCAAAAATACTCCGGGGAAAATTCCATATACAGGTGGAATTGTCGGATTTTACAATCTTCTGGCCGTGGTAA
- a CDS encoding universal stress protein: MMVLFDPGVEHRIMVCVTPQRSCERLIERGAARAKEVGGQFVVIYVNKRQELNRELKEHKILLELFETAKNLGGTVSILSGDKIYNTLADFAKNNKITHIVVGKSLRSAFEIQKHGEVINPLIKEVEKSGIQVEVVD, from the coding sequence ATGATGGTCTTATTTGACCCTGGAGTTGAGCACAGAATAATGGTCTGTGTTACGCCCCAAAGAAGCTGTGAGAGATTGATAGAAAGGGGAGCAGCCAGGGCCAAAGAAGTGGGCGGGCAGTTTGTGGTAATATATGTAAACAAGAGGCAAGAGCTAAACCGCGAGTTAAAGGAACATAAGATTCTGCTTGAACTCTTTGAAACTGCAAAAAATTTAGGAGGAACCGTTTCAATTTTATCTGGAGATAAAATATACAATACGCTGGCCGATTTTGCCAAGAATAATAAAATAACACACATAGTGGTGGGAAAATCTTTGCGTTCGGCCTTTGAGATCCAAAAACATGGTGAAGTTATAAATCCGCTTATTAAAGAAGTGGAAAAGAGCGGAATACAGGTGGAAGTTGTAGATTAA
- a CDS encoding phosphatase PAP2 family protein, with protein MKGLLNYLYQKDTKVFVYFNKKMRCRILDFIMPRITHLGGAIFTMLLCFILYVSGHKDAKIAATEAFITITGSQGIVQLFKRRIYRKRPYMVLPEVNTFWSKLLKDYSFPSGHTTAGFSLAAIIAMYFPAYSLITYSLAAMVGISRVYTGMHYPSDVLSGAFLGTAFAFLTHALL; from the coding sequence TTGAAGGGCCTTTTGAATTACCTTTATCAAAAAGATACAAAGGTTTTCGTTTATTTCAACAAAAAAATGAGGTGTAGAATACTTGACTTTATAATGCCCCGCATTACACACCTGGGTGGGGCCATCTTTACCATGCTCCTGTGTTTTATTCTCTATGTTTCTGGCCATAAGGATGCAAAGATTGCGGCCACCGAGGCCTTTATAACCATCACCGGGAGTCAGGGCATAGTACAGTTATTTAAGAGGAGGATATACCGCAAGCGCCCGTATATGGTACTGCCCGAAGTAAATACATTTTGGAGCAAACTTTTAAAAGACTACTCCTTTCCTTCGGGCCATACGACTGCAGGCTTTTCTCTGGCAGCAATTATCGCCATGTATTTTCCGGCTTACAGTCTCATTACCTATTCGCTGGCAGCCATGGTGGGCATATCGCGGGTATATACCGGCATGCACTATCCTTCCGATGTCCTAAGCGGAGCTTTCCTGGGCACGGCGTTTGCCTTTTTGACTCATGCACTTCTCTAA
- a CDS encoding MGDG synthase family glycosyltransferase: MSYGKVLILSEKFGVGHEMAAFAISKGIRKLSPQTEVKIINFFQQFQPYLSRMTVKLYLKALDITPEIWGYFYERERNKKKATVVKKMIQMGASFILREIIEREKPDMIVCTHPFPCCVASRLKRKGLSVPLVAVITDFDVHGFWINEGVDAYIIAHEFMMKSMMKFGVDPGKIYPTGIPIDPNFDTFHGKIAAKKMLGFKEDLPLVLMAGGGLGINGLDVSFVESLSHAPLQLAVICGKNQSLQRNLLALTHHNNLDNIKVYGFVENMCDFMEAADLIITKAGGLTLAEALARELPVVIYNPLPGQEERNAEFLLKNGAARRARNRDVLLKLAINLLQDEEKLLRIKNKEAQLKKLFSAKKAAAILLNLMEEKNDLMEMVVD; the protein is encoded by the coding sequence ATGTCTTACGGCAAGGTTTTGATCCTGTCGGAAAAATTTGGAGTGGGCCATGAGATGGCGGCTTTTGCTATCTCAAAAGGCATAAGGAAATTGTCTCCTCAGACGGAGGTAAAAATAATAAATTTTTTCCAGCAATTCCAGCCCTACCTTTCCAGGATGACCGTAAAGCTTTACCTCAAAGCTCTCGATATTACACCGGAAATATGGGGTTATTTTTATGAAAGAGAGCGAAACAAAAAAAAGGCTACTGTTGTAAAAAAGATGATTCAAATGGGAGCCTCATTTATTTTAAGGGAAATAATTGAGAGGGAAAAACCCGACATGATAGTTTGTACCCATCCTTTTCCCTGCTGTGTGGCATCAAGGTTGAAGCGAAAAGGGCTTTCCGTGCCATTGGTGGCGGTGATAACCGACTTTGATGTCCACGGTTTCTGGATAAATGAGGGAGTTGATGCATATATAATAGCCCACGAATTTATGATGAAGTCTATGATGAAGTTTGGAGTAGACCCAGGCAAAATATATCCCACAGGGATACCTATAGATCCAAACTTTGATACATTTCACGGCAAGATAGCCGCAAAAAAGATGCTGGGCTTTAAGGAGGACCTTCCGCTGGTGTTAATGGCAGGCGGAGGTCTGGGTATAAATGGGCTTGACGTCAGTTTCGTTGAATCTTTAAGCCATGCACCGTTACAGCTCGCCGTTATTTGCGGTAAAAATCAGTCCCTCCAGAGAAATCTTCTGGCCTTGACTCACCATAACAATTTGGACAATATAAAAGTATACGGCTTTGTGGAAAATATGTGCGATTTTATGGAAGCTGCGGATCTTATCATAACAAAGGCCGGGGGCTTGACACTGGCGGAGGCTCTAGCTCGGGAGCTTCCTGTAGTCATTTACAACCCTCTTCCTGGCCAGGAGGAAAGAAATGCGGAGTTTTTACTGAAAAACGGTGCGGCCAGGAGAGCTCGAAACCGAGATGTGCTTCTGAAACTCGCTATAAATCTCCTGCAGGATGAAGAAAAGCTTCTCCGCATCAAGAACAAGGAGGCGCAGCTCAAAAAGCTTTTTTCCGCCAAAAAAGCGGCAGCTATTTTGCTCAACCTGATGGAAGAAAAAAATGATCTGATGGAAATGGTTGTGGACTAA
- a CDS encoding YerC/YecD family TrpR-related protein, translating to MELERLEDESIDRLFDAILLLKTREECYRFFEDICTIGEVKAMAQRLQVAEMLKKGFTYTDIAQNTGASTATISRVKRFLNYGANGYNMVLERLGKRESEKI from the coding sequence ATGGAACTAGAAAGGCTGGAGGACGAAAGCATCGATAGGCTTTTCGATGCCATTTTGCTTTTAAAAACCAGGGAAGAATGTTACCGTTTTTTTGAGGATATCTGCACTATAGGCGAAGTAAAGGCTATGGCTCAGAGGCTTCAGGTGGCGGAGATGCTAAAAAAAGGGTTCACCTACACCGATATCGCTCAGAACACTGGGGCCAGCACTGCCACCATAAGCCGGGTCAAGCGCTTTTTAAATTACGGTGCCAATGGTTATAATATGGTTTTAGAGAGGCTCGGCAAAAGGGAAAGTGAAAAAATTTAG